The following are encoded together in the Salvia hispanica cultivar TCC Black 2014 chromosome 6, UniMelb_Shisp_WGS_1.0, whole genome shotgun sequence genome:
- the LOC125192677 gene encoding DNA-directed RNA polymerases II, IV and V subunit 6A-like isoform X3, with amino-acid sequence MADEDYEMDGGYEDEPPEPELDEGAEVEEDNTLADDIPDAEEGDGDEKQEQEAVERPRKTSKYMTKYERARILGTRALQISMNAPVMVELEGETDPLEIAMKELRERKIPFTIRRYLPDGSGNCSYEDWGVDELIVEDSWKRQVGGD; translated from the exons ATGGCAGATGAAGACTATGAAATGGATGGAGG GTACGAGGATGAGCCACCAGAGCCGGAGCTTGAT GAAGGGGCAGAGGTTGAGGAAGATAATACCCTCGCTGATGATATACCGGACGCCGAAGAAGGCGATGGAGATGAGAAGCAGGAGCAGGAGGCGGTGGAACGCCCTCGGAAAACGTCCAAATATATGACTAAGTATGAGCGAGCCAGGATTTTGGGCACGAGGGCGCTGCAGATCAG TATGAATGCTCCGGTGATGGTGGAGTTGGAGGGCGAAACCGATCCACTGGAG ATTGCAATGAAAGAGTTGCGTGAGCGAAAAATACCTTTCACAATCCGTCGTTACCTCCCTGATGGAAG TGGGAACTGCAGCTACGAAGATTGGGGTGTGGATGAATTGATCGTCGAAGACTCCTGGAAAAGGCAAGTTGGAGGCGACTGA
- the LOC125192677 gene encoding DNA-directed RNA polymerases II, IV and V subunit 6A-like isoform X1, whose product MADEDYEMDGGYEDEPPEPELDEGAEVEEDNTLADDIPDAEEGDGDEKQEQEAVERPRKTSKYMTKYERARILGTRALQISMNAPVMVELEGETDPLEVRRLIIYMSTSFLLLVQPFVSKKRIAMKELRERKIPFTIRRYLPDGSGNCSYEDWGVDELIVEDSWKRQVGGD is encoded by the exons ATGGCAGATGAAGACTATGAAATGGATGGAGG GTACGAGGATGAGCCACCAGAGCCGGAGCTTGAT GAAGGGGCAGAGGTTGAGGAAGATAATACCCTCGCTGATGATATACCGGACGCCGAAGAAGGCGATGGAGATGAGAAGCAGGAGCAGGAGGCGGTGGAACGCCCTCGGAAAACGTCCAAATATATGACTAAGTATGAGCGAGCCAGGATTTTGGGCACGAGGGCGCTGCAGATCAG TATGAATGCTCCGGTGATGGTGGAGTTGGAGGGCGAAACCGATCCACTGGAGGTTAGAagattgattatatatatgagcacttcttttcttcttttggttCAACCATTCGTATCCAAGAAGAGG ATTGCAATGAAAGAGTTGCGTGAGCGAAAAATACCTTTCACAATCCGTCGTTACCTCCCTGATGGAAG TGGGAACTGCAGCTACGAAGATTGGGGTGTGGATGAATTGATCGTCGAAGACTCCTGGAAAAGGCAAGTTGGAGGCGACTGA
- the LOC125192354 gene encoding arogenate dehydrogenase 2, chloroplastic-like — translation MVSFSSIQFQPPAAAISPRTSILLSHHHHHSDQLSLSSSPPPPQPRRLHCIRAIDAAQPYDYEAYLFNRFSQSSKLKIAVVGFGNFGQFLAKAFIRQGHTVFAHSRSNYHAVAQSLGAAFFPDPHDLCEQHPDVILLCTSVISTESVLRSLPLQRLRRNTLFVDVLSVKEFPKNIFLQILPHHFDILCTHPMFGPESGKLTWQNLPFVFDKVRIGNEDSRINRVEAFLDIFKKEGCAMVEMSCAEHDKYAAGSQFITHTMGRILEKLQLESTPINTKGYETLLNLVENTASDSFDLYYGLFMYNKNAMEQLERLDLAFEALKKELFGHLHEVLRKQLFGKSEEGGHRRPMLAKLPKHGTPPLLPSQSEAVANNNN, via the coding sequence ATGGTTTCCTTCTCTTCCATTCAATTTCAACCCCCCGCCGCAGCCATTTCTCCCCGTACTTCAATCCTCCTCtctcaccaccaccaccattcCGATCAATTGTCTCTCTCCtcatcgccgccgccgccgcagccGCGCCGCCTCCACTGCATCCGCGCGATCGACGCCGCGCAGCCGTACGACTACGAGGCGTACCTGTTCAACCGGTTCAGCCAGTCCAGCAAGCTCAAAATCGCCGTGGTAGGGTTCGGAAACTTCGGCCAATTCCTGGCCAAGGCCTTCATCCGGCAAGGCCACACCGTCTTCGCCCACTCCCGCTCCAACTACCACGCCGTCGCGCAGTCCCTCGGCGCCGCCTTCTTCCCCGATCCGCACGACCTCTGCGAGCAGCACCCCGACGTGATCCTCCTCTGCACCTCCGTGATCTCCACCGAGTCCGTCCTCCGGTCCCTCCCCCTCCAGCGCCTCCGCCGCAACACGCTCTTCGTCGACGTCCTCTCCGTCAAGGAATTCCCCAAAAACATCTTCCTCCAAATCCTGCCCCACCACTTCGACATCCTCTGCACGCACCCCATGTTCGGCCCCGAGAGCGGCAAGCTGACGTGGCAGAACCTCCCCTTCGTCTTCGACAAGGTCAGGATCGGCAACGAGGACTCCCGAATCAACCGCGTCGAGGCCTTCTTAGATATCTTCAAAAAGGAAGGCTGCGCGATGGTGGAGATGAGCTGCGCCGAGCACGATAAGTACGCCGCCGGGTCGCAGTTCATCACGCACACCATGGGGAGGATTCTGGAGAAGCTGCAGCTCGAGAGCACTCCGATCAACACCAAGGGCTACGAGACGCTGCTGAATTTGGTGGAGAACACCGCCAGCGACAGCTTCGATCTGTACTACGGCCTCTTTATGTATAATAAGAATGCGATGGAGCAGCTGGAGAGGTTGGATTTGGCGTTTGAGGCGCTCAAGAAAGAGCTGTTCGGCCACTTGCACGAGGTCTTGAGGAAGCAGTTGTTTGGGAAGTCGGAGGAGGGCGGCCACCGGAGGCCGATGCTCGCCAAATTGCCCAAGCATGGGACTCCTCCGTTGTTGCCATCTCAATCGGAGGCCGTTgccaacaacaacaattaa
- the LOC125193502 gene encoding uncharacterized protein LOC125193502 isoform X2, whose product MGKRKRRADKIKAPSHLDIIPYAPPGGLQSKQALLMDAPDSSLKRSPGHESPHHQNHGSSRRILLRHSRHPFGRHYSRRSSSNYSDASPSNWKALPVYDSKLSFKSESKDLSAFQYRGSRIFQKPERIRSSSLVENSIWGDVRKMECRICQKSLRKHPFMFEILHLLISLLWQF is encoded by the exons ATGGGGAAACGAAAAAGAAGGGCTGATAAAATTAAAGCACCATCGCATCTAG ACATCATACCATATGCACCTCCCGGGGGTCTGCAGTCCAAACAG GCGCTTCTCATGGATGCTCCGGATAGTTCTCTTAAGAGATCACCAGGTCACGAATCACCTCATCATCAGAATCATGGCTCCAGCCGTAGAATATTGTTGAGGCATTCTCGTCATCCCTTTGGTCGCCACTACTCTAGACGAAGCTCTAGTAACTATTCAGATGCATCTCCTTCTAATTGGAAGGCTTTGCCTGTTTATGATTCTAAGCTGTCCTTCAAATCAGAAAGTAAAGATCTCTCAGCCTTCCAGTATAGAG GGAGCAGGATATTTCAAAAACCTGAGCGGATAAGGTCAAGTTCATTGGTGGAGAATTCAATATGGGGAGATGTAAGGAAGATGGAATGCAGGATATGCCAGAAGTCTCTGAGGAAGCATCCCTTCATGTTCGAGATTCTTCATCTACTGATCTCTCTGTTGTGGCAGTTCTAG
- the LOC125193157 gene encoding monogalactosyldiacylglycerol synthase 2, chloroplastic-like, whose protein sequence is MMVKADSRRDSLIINKVFERVGVYGFGSNHKRCKYDDDGDEDGHMELEQIGAERTKNVLILMSDTGGGHRASAEAIRDAFHLQYGDQYKVYVKDVWKEYTGWPLNDMEGQYKFMVKHVQLWNFTFHGTSPRWIHSTYLAAIAAFYAKEVEAGLMEYRPDIIISVHPLMQHIPLRVLKWQGLQKKVVFVTVITDLSTCHRTWFHPSVNRLYCPSEAVAKRALLDGLDESQTRVYGLPIRPSFCRAIQSKDDLRVELEMDPLLPAVLLMGGGEGMGPVKKTAKALDESLFDKERERPIGQLVIICGRNQDLVATLQSSEWKIPVKVRGFEKQMQKWMGACDCIITKAGPGTIAEALIRGLPIVLNDYIPGQEKGNVPYVVDNGAGVFTRKPKETARIVAEWFSTKRDELERMSENALRLAQPNAVFDIVSDIHELACQRGPMANVPYMLTSSFSSLV, encoded by the exons ATGATGGTGAAGGCGGATTCTCGGAGGGATTCCTTAATCATAAACAAGGTTTTCGAAAGAGTTGGGGTGTACGGATTTGGCAGCAATCACAAAAGGTGCAAATAcgatgatgatggtgatgaAGATGGACACATGGAACTCGAGCAGATTGGCGCCGAGAGGACCAAGAATGTCCTCATTCTCATGAGCGACACCGGCGGCGGCCACCGCGCCTCCGCCGAGGCCATCAGGGACGCCTTCCACCTCCAATACGGCGATCAATACAAG GTATATGTAAAGGATGTGTGGAAAGAGTATACTGGGTGGCCATTGAATGATATGGAGGGGCAGTATAAGTTCATGGTTAAACATGTCCAGCTTTGGAACTTCACCTTCCATGGAACTTCCCCAAGATGGATTCACTCCACCTATCTTGCAGCTATTGCCGCCTTCTATGCCAA GGAGGTAGAGGCAGGCCTAATGGAGTACAGACCCGATATCATCATAAGCGTTCATCCGCTCATGCAGCACATCCCGCTGCGGGTGCTCAAATGGCAGGGCCTGCAGAAAAAGGTCGTCTTTGTAACTGTCATTACCGACCTCAGCACCTGCCACCGTACATG GTTTCATCCATCAGTGAACCGATTGTACTGCCCCTCAGAGGCTGTAGCAAAGAGGGCGTTGCTAGATGGCCTAGACGAATCTCAAACTCGTGTATACGGCTTGCCCATCCGCCCTTCCTTCTGCAGAGCAATTCAGTCAAAG GATGATTTGAGAGTCGAGCTTGAGATGGACCCGCTGCTTCCAGCCGTCTTGTTGATGGGAGGCGGAGAGGGGATGGGCCCTGTGAAGAAAACGGCAAAGGCTCTTGATGAGTCACTGTTTGATAAAGAACGCGAGAGGCCAATAGGGCAGCTCGTAATCATCTGTGGCCGCAATCAAGATCTAGTCGCCACATTACAGTCCTCCGAGTGGAAAATCCCAGTAAAG GTTAGAGGATTCGAGAAGCAGATGCAGAAATGGATGGGTGCTTGTGACTGCATTATCACTAAA GCCGGACCAGGCACCATCGCAGAGGCGTTGATACGAGGACTTCCCATCGTTCTAAACGACTACATTCCTGGACAGGAGAAAGGGAACGTTCCGTATGTAGTTGACAATGGGGCAGGCGTGTTCACTAGGAAGCCCAAGGAAACAGCGAGGATCGTGGCAGAATGGTTCAGCACAAAGAGAGACGAGCTCGAGAGGATGTCTGAGAATGCTCTGAGACTTGCCCAGCCAAATGCAGTGTTCGACATCGTTAGTGACATCCACGAGCTGGCTTGCCAGCGCGGCCCCATGGCGAACGTCCCGTACATGCTAACGTCGTCGTTCTCAAGCTTGGTATAA
- the LOC125192716 gene encoding protein SRG1-like, producing MAQVSPSSSLCKTVQQLIENGDELPDRYIWSGPIDLTLPLASDIPLIDVAHLSSSSSSSSSSSTELLRLRSALTSWGCFQAVNHGIDASFLDEVRRLSTQFFHLPITEKQKCARHGDDYQGYGSDLVLFNNQSLDWNDRLYLQVAPDHHHKLHYWPLNPHSFRKVLRDYTAKLRQLEEQLLKAMEKSLSLTEGSFLSKFGEEQSMFARFNYYPPCSKPDQVLGLKPHADGSGMTIVLQDRDVLGLQILKDDQWFWVPTLPDALLVNAGDQLEIMSNGIYRSPVHRAVTNSERERNSLAVFCSPDPEKEIEPVEELVDEERPRMFKTVRNYVETYFHYYQQGKRPIDAVRI from the exons ATGGCTCAAGTCTCTCCCTCATCGTCCTTGTGCAAAACAGTTCAACAATTGATTGAAAATGGCGATGAGCTCCCCGATCGGTATATTTGGAGTGGACCCATTGATCTCACTCTTCCTCTGGCTTCCGATATTCCACTTATTGACGTCGCCCACTtgtcctcctcctcctcctcctcctcctcctcctccacggAGCTTCTCCGCCTCCGCTCCGCTCTCACTTCCTGGGGCTGTTTCCAG GCAGTAAACCATGGCATTGACGCTTCATTCCTTGATGAAGTTCGTCGACTATCCACACAATTCTTTCACCTTCCCATCACCGAGAAGCAAAAATGCGCAAGGCACGGCGACGACTATCAAGGATATGGCTCCGATTTAGTTCTCTTCAACAACCAATCTCTTGATTGGAATGACAGGTTGTATCTCCAAGTAGCTCCCGACCACCACCATAAACTCCATTACTGGCCTCTAAATCCACATTCATTCAG AAAAGTGTTGCGTGATTACACTGCTAAGCTTAGACAGCTTGAAGAGCAGCTTCTCAAGGCAATGGAGAAATCGTTGAGCTTGACAGAGGGCAGCTTTTTGAGCAAATTTGGGGAAGAACAGAGCATGTTTGCAAGATTCAACTACTATCCCCCGTGTTCAAAACCGGATCAAGTTCTTGGTCTCAAGCCACACGCAGATGGATCCGGGATGACAATTGTCCTGCAGGACCGGGACGTACTAGGCCTTCAGATTCTGAAAGACGACCAGTGGTTTTGGGTTCCCACATTGCCTGATGCATTGCTTGTGAACGCGGGTGATCAACTTGAG ATAATGAGTAACGGGATATACAGAAGCCCGGTGCACAGGGCAGTGACGAACtcggagagagagaggaataGTTTGGCTGTGTTCTGCTCTCCTGATCCGGAGAAAGAGATCGAGCCGGTGGAAGAACTTGTAGATGAGGAGAGGCCGAGAATGTTTAAGACAGTGAGAAACTATGTAGAGACTTATTTCCACTACTATCAGCAGGGGAAAAGGCCTATTGATGCAGTTAGAATCTAG
- the LOC125193207 gene encoding protein SRG1-like — translation MATATSVQELSGTVSSPPEKYLLKDGIGGPNFPLLAVPAIDLSLLTASSPQGERELEKLKLAFSSCGYIQVVNHGMDDSFLDEVHSVTKEFFSLPMEEKMKCARPKDDIDGYGNDTVYSDNQTLDWNDRLYLNVKPDAIRKLKVWPQNPKNFRKVLLEFSGELEKMNEVLLRAMAKSLKLEDEECFVNQMGENQTVLSRFNLYPPCLRPDAVLAAKAHGDASAMTYLLQDNKVEGLQTLMKDGQWYKVPIIHNAILVNTGDQLEIMSNGIFESPIHRVVTNPDKERITIAIFFGPDPTSEIGPHQGLIDEKRPKLFNSVVDYTSNYFQSFQTGKRPIDLLRL, via the exons ATGGCCACCGCCACTTCTGTCCAAGAACTATCCGGCACCGTGAGCAGCCCGCCCGAGAAATACCTTCTTAAAGACGGGATAGGCGGCCCCAACTTCCCATTGCTCGCAGTTCCGGCCATCGATCTCAGTCTTCTCACTGCATCATCTCCTCAAGGGGAAAGGGAACTGGAAAAACTCAAGCTTGCTTTCAGCTCTTGTGGTTATATTCag GTGGTGAATCATGGCATGGATGATTCTTTCTTGGATGAAGTGCACAGTGTTACCAAAGAATTCTTCTCACTTCCTATGgaagagaaaatgaagtgtgCAAGGCCTAAGGATGATATTGATGGTTATGGAAACGACACCGTTTACTCTGATAACCAGACTCTTGATTGGAATGATAGATTGTACCTTAATGTCAAACCTGATGCCATCAGAAAACTCAAAGTTTGGCCacaaaatcccaaaaattttAG AAAAGTGTTGCTGGAATTTAGTGGTGAGCTTGAAAAGATGAATGAGGTGCTATTGAGGGCAATGGCTAAGTCCCTAAAATTGGAGGATGAAGAGTGCTTTGTGAATCAGATGGGGGAGAATCAGACCGTGCTTTCGCGGTTCAATCTGTATCCGCCGTGTCTGAGGCCGGACGCGGTGCTGGCTGCGAAAGCGCACGGCGACGCCTCGGCCATGACGTACCTCTTGCAAGATAACAAGGTTGAAGGGCTGCAAACCCTCATGAAAGATGGCCAGTGGTACAAAGTTCCCATCATTCATAATGCTATCCTCGTCAACACTGGTGACCAACTCGAG ATAATGAGTAATGGGATATTCGAGAGCCCAATACACAGAGTTGTGACAAATCCAGACAAAGAGAGGATCACCATAGCTATATTCTTTGGTCCTGACCCAACCAGCGAAATTGGGCCTCATCAAGGATTAATTGATGAAAAGAGGCCCAAATTATTCAACAGTGTTGTGGACTATACTAGTAACTATTTCCAGTCTTTCCAGACAGGGAAAAGGCCCATTGACCTTCTCAGACTTTAA
- the LOC125192677 gene encoding DNA-directed RNA polymerases II, IV and V subunit 6A-like isoform X2 yields the protein MADEDYEMDGGYEDEPPEPELDEGAEVEEDNTLADDIPDAEEGDGDEKQEQEAVERPRKTSKYMTKYERARILGTRALQISMNAPVMVELEGETDPLEVRRLIIYMSTSFLLLVQPFVSKKRIAMKELRERKIPFTIRRYLPDGSYEDWGVDELIVEDSWKRQVGGD from the exons ATGGCAGATGAAGACTATGAAATGGATGGAGG GTACGAGGATGAGCCACCAGAGCCGGAGCTTGAT GAAGGGGCAGAGGTTGAGGAAGATAATACCCTCGCTGATGATATACCGGACGCCGAAGAAGGCGATGGAGATGAGAAGCAGGAGCAGGAGGCGGTGGAACGCCCTCGGAAAACGTCCAAATATATGACTAAGTATGAGCGAGCCAGGATTTTGGGCACGAGGGCGCTGCAGATCAG TATGAATGCTCCGGTGATGGTGGAGTTGGAGGGCGAAACCGATCCACTGGAGGTTAGAagattgattatatatatgagcacttcttttcttcttttggttCAACCATTCGTATCCAAGAAGAGG ATTGCAATGAAAGAGTTGCGTGAGCGAAAAATACCTTTCACAATCCGTCGTTACCTCCCTGATGGAAG CTACGAAGATTGGGGTGTGGATGAATTGATCGTCGAAGACTCCTGGAAAAGGCAAGTTGGAGGCGACTGA
- the LOC125193502 gene encoding uncharacterized protein LOC125193502 isoform X1: protein MGKRKRRADKIKAPSHLDIIPYAPPGGLQSKQRPFDQVESNASQALLMDAPDSSLKRSPGHESPHHQNHGSSRRILLRHSRHPFGRHYSRRSSSNYSDASPSNWKALPVYDSKLSFKSESKDLSAFQYRGSRIFQKPERIRSSSLVENSIWGDVRKMECRICQKSLRKHPFMFEILHLLISLLWQF from the exons ATGGGGAAACGAAAAAGAAGGGCTGATAAAATTAAAGCACCATCGCATCTAG ACATCATACCATATGCACCTCCCGGGGGTCTGCAGTCCAAACAG AGACCTTTTGACCAAGTTGAAAGCAATGCATCACAGGCGCTTCTCATGGATGCTCCGGATAGTTCTCTTAAGAGATCACCAGGTCACGAATCACCTCATCATCAGAATCATGGCTCCAGCCGTAGAATATTGTTGAGGCATTCTCGTCATCCCTTTGGTCGCCACTACTCTAGACGAAGCTCTAGTAACTATTCAGATGCATCTCCTTCTAATTGGAAGGCTTTGCCTGTTTATGATTCTAAGCTGTCCTTCAAATCAGAAAGTAAAGATCTCTCAGCCTTCCAGTATAGAG GGAGCAGGATATTTCAAAAACCTGAGCGGATAAGGTCAAGTTCATTGGTGGAGAATTCAATATGGGGAGATGTAAGGAAGATGGAATGCAGGATATGCCAGAAGTCTCTGAGGAAGCATCCCTTCATGTTCGAGATTCTTCATCTACTGATCTCTCTGTTGTGGCAGTTCTAG
- the LOC125192677 gene encoding DNA-directed RNA polymerases II, IV and V subunit 6A-like isoform X4 — MADEDYEMDGGYEDEPPEPELDEGAEVEEDNTLADDIPDAEEGDGDEKQEQEAVERPRKTSKYMTKYERARILGTRALQISMNAPVMVELEGETDPLEIAMKELRERKIPFTIRRYLPDGSYEDWGVDELIVEDSWKRQVGGD, encoded by the exons ATGGCAGATGAAGACTATGAAATGGATGGAGG GTACGAGGATGAGCCACCAGAGCCGGAGCTTGAT GAAGGGGCAGAGGTTGAGGAAGATAATACCCTCGCTGATGATATACCGGACGCCGAAGAAGGCGATGGAGATGAGAAGCAGGAGCAGGAGGCGGTGGAACGCCCTCGGAAAACGTCCAAATATATGACTAAGTATGAGCGAGCCAGGATTTTGGGCACGAGGGCGCTGCAGATCAG TATGAATGCTCCGGTGATGGTGGAGTTGGAGGGCGAAACCGATCCACTGGAG ATTGCAATGAAAGAGTTGCGTGAGCGAAAAATACCTTTCACAATCCGTCGTTACCTCCCTGATGGAAG CTACGAAGATTGGGGTGTGGATGAATTGATCGTCGAAGACTCCTGGAAAAGGCAAGTTGGAGGCGACTGA